The following proteins are co-located in the Pochonia chlamydosporia 170 chromosome 6, whole genome shotgun sequence genome:
- a CDS encoding ATP-dependent bile acid permease (similar to Coccidioides immitis RS XP_001242794.1) yields MNVVIHKFRDYEFSPMSNRVAGGGAPQMFLSRIASAASRVPWIVEASTIARSGIPQAVVLAISCLFIALHLIRRRSNNGLPRPTIKSKASGLQWGYELLSQVSRTAALAFLAVAFFKGHAHVLNAILVAYIFILGLTRLAKDILWRQAALHQINFVIIAQLIILITAQLLPCIEIDFQCTKDASILGATAALAVGLVVAMCTPRQWVQPQLGYEIPGFQVPEEPAPEEETSWVNYYCTYQWLTPTIWKGTWGKLDMSGIPKLAWYDDPLYLLRQVQLARAASKSTLWTTLRFQRNELLLMAFWIGLAYIVENVAPFGMFKLLAYLDDPNSAIYRPWVWLLLTFFGPMTRSILFQGYVFTSTRLIVRIKSAMTQELYHRALESMELEDDPFAGKFDDAKDQKEKENSTKSTSAGRLANLMAADVEAIFRARDMIIVLVGVPAGTIVSFIGLYRMLGWVSIVGVSVLVLATPISILLGKWMYRTQKKVRKAQDSRISLVTEYLASIKAIKYFGWEKPITEKIVECRAVEQKSLWGVSVLQVFINQVTQVFPYLSLLIMFGLHVTVDKRRLTASTAFTTVYLVKNIRRNIMMASYFARNFAGAMVAFGRLDKYFSSTVPLVRYPEGPLRIEKGCFRRNKKATFRLEDISLDFVQGGLNVVTGQSGSGKSTLLLAILGETYLEGGSITVPADIAYASQTSWLQNETIQDNILFGSPMEKVRYDRVVTACCLPEDLRELPDGDQTSVGENGTSLSGGQKARVALARALYSKAPLLLLDDIFSALDAKTSAGVWKYCFCGDLLKGRTVVLVTQVPWISAQADLAILLDRGQVRSAEPNIGVVRRPIKIAEVLGGDADDSSATEVGTPPEPDLQAASDALNDPDKVAQDVPKKDIVDQEAKASGKVSRWTVISYMGYFGHPLFAILSILGLFLANIFYFGANFWLSIWVEAYEGKGPVDVAYYLGIFAAFIFLEILAFGFIVITFEWGGWRAARRLHNDFIRSIMSVPLSWFKTIPVGRITNRFSGDMASIDGNLSGMVRQTLDIFMMIFFRLGAVSSIMPIFMIPGLITCFIGVLIGEMYTRTAVVIKRLTSSSQSPVFSQFADTLAGLAIIRARKGKAQGFGFDLADKLRIWSATAEANYNCNRWVGVRIDFVTSLVSLFAGIIAISKAGLVGAGLVGFSLTNANDLSNTVLYMVRAMNDLEVEMQSFHRVKEYVKLEAEDKDDKPYPDEAEAQYADDETHVIPKNWPRSGEIEFRDVTIRYDPDGPDILSNINLKFKAGERVAVVGRTGSGKSTLVLSLLRFTDIVSGQILFDGVDITKLPRNRLRESLTIIPQEAVLFNGSVESNLDPTGLVPREQLEAALDNCKGIASFSGNVTEDDDNDADDAIHGHAQAITLSTEVDARGENFSHGQRQVLSLCRALIRKSKLMLLDEATASMDYETDRGIQQILRDDLEAADDNRTLVTIAHRLRTIIDYDSVVVMSAGRVLEYGSPKELYDAKGQFYDMVYHSGEMEELQELLEDK; encoded by the exons ATGAACGTGGTGATACACAAGTTCCGCGACTATGAGTTCTCTCCGATGAGCAACCGAGTTGCAGGCGGTGGCGCTCCGCAGATGTTTCTGAGTCG tattgcttctgcgGCTTCTCGGGTCCCTTGGATCGTTGAGGCTTCCACCATCGCACGCTCAGGTATTCCGCAAGCAGTTGTTCTCGCAATATCTTGTCTGTTCATAGCCTTGCACTTGATTCGACGACGTTCCAACAATGGCCTTCCAAGACCTACCATTAAATCTAAAGCGTCGGGGCTTCAATGGGGTTACGAATTGTTGTCGCAGGTGTCAAGGACTGCCGCTCTCGCTTTCCTCGccgtcgccttcttcaaAGGCCACGCTCACGTGCTCAACGCTATTCTTGTCGCCTACATCTTCATTCTTGGCTTGACTCGACTGGCCAAGGACATCCTATGGCGTCAAGCAGCTCTGCATCAAATCAATTTCGTCATTATTGCTCAGCTGATCATTCTCATCACCgctcagcttcttccttgcATCGAAATCGACTTCCAATGCACCAAAGACGCCAGCATTCTGGGAGCCACGGCCGCCCTCGCCGTCggccttgttgttgccatgtGCACACCTCGTCAATGGGTTCAGCCTCAACTCGGCTACGAGATTCCTGGTTTCCAAGTCCCCGAGGAACCCGCTCCTGAGGAAGAAACTAGTTGGGTCAATTATTATTGTACCTACCAATGGCTGACTCCGACTATCTGGAAAGGCACCTGGGGGAAGCTTGACATGTCTGGAATTCCGAAATTGGCGTGGTACGACGATCCTCTCTATCTCCTTCGCCAGGTCCAGCTTGCTAGAGCTGCTTCCAAGTCGACTCTCTGGACTACTTTACGCTTCCAGAGAAACGAATTGCTCCTCATGGCCTTTTGGATCGGTCTTGCATATATTGTCGAGAACGTCGCTCCTTTCGGTATGTTTAAGCTGCTTGCCTATCTCGATGACCCCAATTCCGCCATTTACAGGCCATGGGTGTGGTTGCTTCTTACCTTCTTTGGTCCGATGACCCGATCCATCCTATTTCAGGGATATGTATTTACTTCCACGCGACTGATCGTCCGAATCAAGTCGGCCATGACCCAGGAGCTGTACCACAGGGCTTTGGAATCTATGGAACTCGAAGACGACCCATTTGCTGGCAAATTCGACGACGCAAAGGAccagaaggaaaaggaaaacaGCACAAAGTCGACCTCAGCTGGTCGATTGGCAAACCTCATGGCTGCTGATGTAGAGGCCATCTTTAGAGCCCGAGATATGATCAttgtcttggttggtgttCCTGCCGGAACTATTGTATCCTTCATCGGCTTGTATAGAATGCTTGGCTGGGTTTCCATTGTGGGAGTTTCAGTCCTCGTGCTTGCTACTCCAATCTCCATTCTTCTCGGCAAGTGGATGTACCGCACGCAAAAGAAAGTTCGAAAGGCTCAGGATTCGCGAATTTCGCTCGTCACTGAATACTTAGCCTCgatcaaagccatcaaatacTTTGGCTGGGAGAAGCCCATCACGGAGAAAATTGTCGAGTGTCGTGCTGTTGAACAAAAGTCTCTTTGGGGCGTGTCTGTCCTCCAAGTCTTTATCAACCAGGTCACACAGGTTTTTCCCTACCTTTCCTTGCTCATCATGTTCGGTCTGCATGTCACGGTTGATAAGCGGCGGCTGACAGCTTCCACCGCCTTCACTACCGTGTATCTCGTCAAGAACATTCGTCGAAACATCATGATGGCCAGTTATTTTGCTCGAAACTTTGCCGGTGCCATGGTTGCCTTCGGACGACTCGACAAGTACTTTTCTAGCACCGTGCCGCTCGTTCGGTACCCAGAGGGACCTCTTCGCATTGAGAAAGGCTGCTTCAGGCGCAACAAGAAGGCTACCTTTAGGCTGGAGGACATTTCGTTGGATTTTGTCCAAGGTGGCCTCAATGTCGTCACTGGTCAGAGCGGAAGTGGCAAATCCACTCTCTTGCTTGCTATTTTGGGAGAGACATATCTGGAAGGCGGCTCTATCACTGTTCCAGCTGACATTGCATACGCTTCTCAAACATCTTGGCTCCAAAATGAGACCATCCAAGATAATATTCTCTTTGGAAGCCCAATGGAAAAGGTCCGATACGATCGAGTCGTGACAGCTTGTTGTCTTCCCGAAGATCTGCGCGAGCTACCGGACGGTGACCAAACATCAGTCGGGGAGAATGGAACATCCCTGTCTGGCGGACAAAAGGCACGTGTAGCCTTGGCCAGGGCTTTGTACTCCAAGGCTCCCTTATTGCTACTTGACGACATCTTCTCGGCCCTAGACGCGAAAACCTCTGCAGGAGTCTGGAAGTATTGCTTCTGCGGTGACTTGCTAAAGGGCCGAACCGTGGTTCTCGTCACTCAGGTCCCCTGGATTTCAGCCCAGGCCGACCTAGCCATCTTACTTGATAGAGGTCAAGTCAGGAGTGCTGAGCCCAATATTGGCGTGGTCCGCAGACCTATTAAGATCGCAGAGGTCCTTGGAGGCGATGCTGACGACAGCAGTGCAACCGAGGTGGGAACACCTCCAGAGCCAGACTTGCAAGCCGCCTCCGATGCTCTGAATGACCCTGATAAGGTTGCCCAGGACGTTCCCAAAAAGGACATTGTTGACCAGGAAGCAAAGGCATCTGGAAAGGTTAGCAGGTGGACTGTGATTAGCTACATGGGATACTTTGGCCACCCTTTATTTGCCATACTCTCCATACTCGGATTGTTCTTGGCCAATATTTTCTACTTTGGTGCCAATTTCTGGCTGTCTATCTGGGTTGAGGCTTACGAAGGCAAAGGGCCAGTAGACGTTGCTTATTACCTGGGCATCTTTGCCGCGTTCATCTTCCTTGAGATTCTTGCCTTTGGTTTCATTGTCATCACCTTTGAATGGGGCGGTTGGCGTGCCGCTCGACGTCTGCACAACGACTTTATCCGAAGCATCATGAGCGTTCCCCTATCTTGGTTCAAGACGATCCCTGTCGGCCGGATTACCAACCGGTTCTCTGGTgacatggcttcaattgACGGCAATCTGAGCGGCATGGTTCGTCAAACTCTGGATATTTTCATGATGATTTTCTTCCGACTTGGCGCAGTCAGctccatcatgcccatcTTCATGATCCCAGGGCTCATTACCTGTTTCATTGGTGTTCTGATCGGAGAGATGTACACGCGAACTGCGGTTGTGATTAAGCGTCTCACATCTTCCTCTCAGTCGCCTGTATTTTCACAGTTTGCTGACACCCTTGCTGGTCTTGCCATTATTCGGGCCAGAAAGGGCAAAGCCCAAGGATTCGGATTCGATCTCGCAGATAAGCTCCGTATTTGGTCAGCCACGGCTGAAGCCAACTACAATTGCAACCGATGGGTTGGAGTTCGAATCGACTTCGTCACGTCTCTCGTATCCCTCTTTGCTGGTATCATTGCGATTTCCAAAGCCGGATTGGTTGGTGCAGGCTTGGTTGGATTTTCTCTGACCAACGCCAATGACCTTAGCAACACTGTTCTATACATGGTCAGAGCCATGAATGACCTTGAAGTTGAGATGCAAAGC TTTCACCGTGTGAAGGAATATGTGAAGCTTGAAGCTGAAGATAAAGATGACAAGCCTTATCccgatgaagctgaagctcaatatgctgatgatgaaacTCACGTTATTCCCAAGAACTGGCCTCGATCTGGAGAGATCGAGTTTCGGGACGTGACGATTCGCTACGACCCCGACGGTCCCGATATtctcagcaacatcaacttgaAATTTAAGGCCGGAGAGCGGGTCGCGGTTGTCGGCCGAACAGGATCCGGCAAGAGTACA CTTGTGTTGTCCCTGCTTCGATTCACCGACATTGTTTCGGGTCAGATTCTGTTCGATGGTGTTGACATCACAAAGCTACCCAGAAACCGCCTCCGTGAAAGCCTCACCATTATTCCCCAGGAAGCCGTCCTGTTCAACGGATCCGTAGAATCCAACCTCGACCCCACCGGTCTGGTTCCACGAGAGCAGCTGGAGGCAGCACTCGACAACTGCAAAGGCATTGCATCCTTCTCCGGCAATGTCACAGAggatgatgacaatgatgctGACGACGCCATACACGGCCACGCCCAAGCCATCACTCTCTCAACCGAAGTAGATGCCCGTGGTGAGAACTTTTCCCACGGCCAGCGCCAAGTTCTTTCTCTATGTCGCGCTTTAATCCGCAAGAGCAAACTTATGCTCCTGGATGAAGCCACAGCCAGCATGGACTACGAAACCGATCGTGGTATCCAGCAAATTCTCCGCGATGACCTGGAAGCTGCGGATGACAACCGCACGCTCGTCACTATTGCCCACCGTCTTCGAACCATCATCGACTACGATAGCGTCGTTGTCATGAGTGCCGGCAGAGTCCTGGA ATATGGCTCGCCCAAGGAACTCTACGACGCAAAGGGCCAATTCTATGACATGGTCTACCATAGTGGAGAAATGGAGGAGCTCCAAGAACTTTTGGAGGATAAATAA
- a CDS encoding male sterility protein domain-containing protein has product MKVIVTGATGLVGHQVLKQCISTPNITHIYALSRKQLPDDVATNAKVTVITRRLHLVPCIPTRPGLRCRSMCIGGMVQKFPSVEACKLANVTSTHAAAKALAEQVAPKLKEGKKFRFVFCSGMMTEWDQEKRLLFLNDSRKIKGQAEKGLFDIQDTHPDCFEVYCPRPSGIHDVGAGMVERMVGKLYSGIGVDEVARAMTSIAVNGYKEKIIPSDVLKGIK; this is encoded by the exons aTGAAAGTCATCGTAACCGGCGCAACAGGCCTCGTAGGCCACCAAGTCCTCAAACAATGCATATCCACCCCCAACATCACGCACATCTACGCCCTCTCCCGGAAGCAACTCCCCGACGACGTCgccaccaacgccaaagTCACAGTCATCACACGACGACTTCACCTCGTACCCTGCATCCCTACTAGACCAGGTCTCCGATGCAGAAGCAT GTGCATCGGCGGCATGGTTCAAAAGTTTCCCTCCGTAGAGGCCTGCAAGCTCGCCAACGTGACGTCCACCCACGCCGCTGCCAAAGCTCTCGCAGAACAAGTCGCTCCAAAGTTGAAAGAGGGAAAAAAGTTTCGATTCGTGTTTTGCAGTGGCATGATGACGGAATGGGATCAGGAGAAGCGGCTGTTGTTTTTGAATGATTCGCGAAAGATAAAG GGCCAAGCTGAAAAGGGCTTATTTGATATACAGGACACGCATCCGGATTGTTTTGAGGTCTATTGTCCCCGACCGAGTGGGATTCATGATGTGGGCGCAGGAATGGTGGAGCGCATGGTTGGGAAGTTGTATTCGGGCATTGGTGTGGATGAGGTTGCGAGGGCGATGACTTCGATTGCGGTGAATGGGTATAAGGAGAAGATTATTCCGAGTGATGTTTTGAAGGGGATCAAATAG
- a CDS encoding holo-acyl-carrier-protein synthase (similar to Metarhizium acridum CQMa 102 XP_007814427.1) has product MARNLRPFPFPINIGTDICQISRIYTILNSPRRTRFVNRILAPEEVSRHDERLNPKVLTDGDVRCLTHGDVKASPLWKTAAFMAGFAAKEAAIKAHSNRRLTFHDVIIERRGGRRETLGSGPPVARIRGGEGGDVSALVSISHDGDYATAVCVAHDESVQC; this is encoded by the exons ATGGCCCGCAACCTCCGtcccttccccttccccatcaacatcgGCACAGACATATGCCAAATCTCACGCATCTacaccatcctcaacagTCCCCGACGCACACGCTTCGTCAACCGCATCCTCGCGCCAGAAGAGGTATCCCGCCACGATGAACGACTAAATCCAAAGGTCTTGACGGACGGAGACGTGAGGTGCTTAACGCACGGGGACGTGAAGGCTTCTCCGCTATGGAAGACGGCTGCGTTTATGGCCGG GTTTGCGGCGAAGGAGGCGGCTATCAAGGCGCATTCAAATCGGAGGCTTACTTTTCATGATGTTATTATTGAGAGGAGGGGGGGGAGGCGGGAGACGCTGGGGAGTGGGCCGCCGGTTGCGAGGATaaggggaggggaggggggaGATGTGAGTGCTTTGGTGTCGATTAGCCATGATGGGGATTATGCGACTGCCGTTTGTGTTGCGCATGATGAGAGTGTGCAGTGTTGA
- a CDS encoding ATP synthase F0 (similar to Metarhizium robertsii ARSEF 23 XP_007821317.1) yields MANWNAWNPFSHRESHSSGSILTYKLLTLISWLLSVVVSVYYVVNEPKDGHTIRRRIWDQNNLYRTAFTMNPILGDVYWVVLFIMQFGYITHLFSRVPETVNWAASVGSHFILNNLFHFAFVMLFVRSHFIWAEIILVLNFFNLSVLYFRHNTSPRFIHAPVASGPLAWTFVAIYWNGAFMVYHPHNLVARIFGNIFIWSILAYGMFFIVTFKDYTMGFWLSILAAAIGVAQFERQVIALQWIFAFIIMALLFISTVTIAVPAWTGRDHFWRRSAPPADAERAPLLNE; encoded by the exons ATGGCAAACTGGAATGCCT GGAACCCCTTTAGCCACCGCGAGTCTCACTCCTCCGGCTCCATCCTCACCTACAAACTCCTCACCCTCATATCCTGGCTCCTCTCCGTCGTCGTCTCCGTCTACTATGTCGTCAACGAGCCCAAGGACGGCCACACCATCCGCCGCCGCATCTGGGACCAGAACAACCTCTACCGCACCGCCTTCACCATGAACCCCATCCTCGGCGATGTCTACTGGgtcgtcctcttcatcatGCAGTTCGGCTACATCACCCACCTCTTCTCCCGCGTCCCCGAGACCGTCAACTGGGCCGCCAGCGTCGGCAGCcacttcatcctcaacaacctcttCCACTTTGCCTTTGTCATGCTCTTTGTGCGCTCGCACTTTATCTGGGCCGAGATTATTCTCGTCCTCAACTTTTTCAACTTGTCGGTGTTGTATTTCCGCCATAATACGTCCCCGCGTTTCATTCATGCGCCGGTTGCGTCGGGACCGTTGGCCTGGACGTTTGTGGCCATTTATTGGAATGGTGCATTTATGGTGTACCATCCGCATAATCTGGTGGCTAGGATCTTTGGAAATATCTTTATTTGGTCCATTTTGGCGTATGGCATGTTTTTTATTGTCACTTTCAAG GACTACACCATGGGCTTTTGGCTCAGCATCCTGGCTGCGGCCATTGGAGTCGCCCAGTTTGAGCGCCAGGTCATTGCTCTGCAGTGGATCtttgccttcatcatcatggcgcTCCTGTTCATTTCTACTGTGACGATTGCGGTGCCCGCTTGGACGGGCAGAGACCACTTCTGGCGTCGTTCGGCGCCGCCTGCGGATGCCGAGCGGGCTCCTCTTCTCAATGAGTAA